One stretch of Eretmochelys imbricata isolate rEreImb1 chromosome 1, rEreImb1.hap1, whole genome shotgun sequence DNA includes these proteins:
- the LIPT2 gene encoding octanoyl-[acyl-carrier-protein]:protein N-octanoyltransferase LIPT2, mitochondrial: MRARPAVRLLRLGRLAYAESLAAQERCVGRQRAAAGPGPGPGLGPGPGAAGWLLLSEPAGPVYTRGLRGAPDPAAEERRLRALGAEFRRAARGGLLTFHGPGQLLAYPVLDLRHLGLSLRAYVGALEAAALGLCRRLGLPAAAARPPPYTGVWLRGRKLCAVGVHCGRHITSHGLALNCCTDLTWFDHIVPCGLEGTGVTSLSEELQRHVTVDEITEPFLDAFEEVFQCTLTSHEESMG; encoded by the exons ATGCGGGCCCGGCCGGCGGTGCGGCTGCTGCGGCTGGGCCGCCTGGCCTACGCGGAGTCGCTGGCGGCGCAGGAGCGCTGCGTGGGGCGGCAgcgggcggcggcggggccggggccgggaccGGGGCTGGGGCCCGGGCCGGGCGCGgcgggctggctgctgctctccGAGCCGGCGGGGCCCGTGTACACGCGCGGGCTGCGGGGCGCCCCGGACCCGGCGGCCGAGGAGCGGCGGCTGCGGGCGCTGGGCGCCGAGTTCCGGCGGGCGGCGCGCGGCGGGCTGCTCACCTTCCACGGCCCGGGCCAGCTGCTGGCCTACCCGGTGCTGGACCTGCGGCACCTCGGCCTCTCGCTGCGCGCCTACGTCGGGGCGCTGGAGGCCGCGGCGCTGGGCCTCTGCCGCCGCCTGGGCctgcccgccgccgccgcccggccGCCGCCCTACACCGGCGTGTGGCTGCGGGGCCGCAAGCTCTGCGCCGTGG GTGTCCATTGTGGAAGGCATATAACCTCTCATGGTCTGGCACTGAACTGCTGCACAGACCTTACGTGGTTTGATCACATTGTTCCTTGTGGACTCGAAGGGACAGGTGTCACCTCCCTGAGCGAAGAACTCCAGAGACATGTCACAGTTGATGAAATCACTGAGCCTTTTCTGGATGCTTTTGAAGAAGTGTTTCAGTGCACCCTAACTTCCCATGAGGAATCTATGGGATAA